The following proteins are encoded in a genomic region of Candidatus Methylospira mobilis:
- the epsC gene encoding serine O-acetyltransferase EpsC: MSLSELQHFVHAELLDGGGWNVDEIVTALRDIREQSLEGRQRLSNPPKLPSRKALQEIVEGLTAALFPNRLVSPDLAKGGVDYFVGHTLDVALRKLLLQLQRELLFSSKVETNLPAVRDRAAEIAVNFAQELPAIRVLLESDIEAAYQGDPAAQSVDEVLVCYPGIVANIHYRLAHVLFSQGARLIARMISEIAHSVTGIDIHPGASIGESFFIDHGTGVVIGETAIIGNRVRLYQAVTLGAKRFPTDENGNLIKGNARHPIVEDDVVVYAGATILGRVTIGRGSVIGGNVWLTRSVPPCSNISQAQVRHELFDGGAGI; this comes from the coding sequence ATGAGTCTGAGCGAACTGCAGCATTTTGTCCATGCCGAGCTGCTTGATGGGGGGGGGTGGAATGTTGATGAGATCGTAACAGCATTGCGGGATATTCGCGAACAATCGCTGGAAGGACGCCAGCGTCTGAGCAACCCTCCCAAGCTCCCGTCGCGTAAGGCGTTGCAAGAGATAGTCGAGGGGTTGACGGCCGCGCTGTTTCCCAACCGGCTGGTGTCGCCCGACTTGGCGAAGGGCGGGGTAGATTATTTCGTCGGGCATACGCTGGACGTCGCGTTGCGCAAGTTACTGCTGCAATTGCAGCGCGAGTTGTTGTTTTCATCCAAGGTAGAGACGAATTTACCGGCGGTACGCGATCGGGCTGCGGAAATCGCGGTGAATTTTGCACAAGAGCTGCCGGCCATTCGTGTTCTGCTGGAAAGCGATATAGAAGCGGCTTACCAGGGCGATCCGGCGGCGCAAAGCGTCGATGAGGTGCTGGTTTGCTATCCGGGAATCGTCGCAAACATTCATTACCGTCTGGCGCATGTGCTGTTTTCGCAGGGCGCGCGTTTGATAGCGCGCATGATCTCTGAAATTGCGCATTCGGTAACAGGAATCGACATTCATCCGGGAGCCAGCATCGGTGAGAGCTTCTTTATCGATCACGGCACCGGCGTGGTGATCGGCGAGACCGCCATCATCGGCAATCGGGTGCGCCTGTATCAGGCGGTGACGCTTGGAGCCAAGCGCTTCCCGACCGACGAAAACGGCAATTTGATCAAAGGTAATGCACGTCATCCTATAGTAGAGGATGACGTGGTAGTGTACGCAGGCGCAACCATACTGGGGCGTGTGACCATCGGACGCGGTTCGGTTATAGGCGGCAATGTCTGGTTGACGCGGAGTGTGCCGCCATGCAGCAACATCAGTCAGGCGCAGGTCAGACATGAACTCTTTGATGGGGGAGCTGGCATCTAG